From Triticum aestivum cultivar Chinese Spring chromosome 4A, IWGSC CS RefSeq v2.1, whole genome shotgun sequence, a single genomic window includes:
- the LOC123085223 gene encoding maturase K-like: MEHFGIMYPGFSRKTLWFFMDPLMHYVRYQGKAILASKGTFFLKKKWKCYLINFWQYYFCFWTQPRRIHINQLANSCFDFMGYLSSVPKSSLLVRNQMLENSFLIDTRMKKFDTVVPATLLIGYLSKAQFCTGSGHPISKPIWTDLSDWDILDRFGWICRNLFHYHSGSSKKRTLYRLKYILRLSCARTLARKHKSTVRTFMQRLGSAFLEEFFMEEEQVFSLMFTKTTLFSFCGSHTERIWYLDIICINDLVNPLN, translated from the coding sequence ATGGAACATTTTGGGATAATGTACCCTGGTTTTTCTCGGAAAACCCTATGGTTCTTTATGGATCCTCTTATGCATTATGTTCGATATCAAGGAAAGGCAATTCTTGCATCAAAAGGAACTTTTTTTTTGAAGAAGAAATGGAAATGCTACCTTATCAATTTCTGGCAATATTATTTCTGTTTTTGGACTCAGCCGCGAAGAATCCATATAAACCAATTAGCAAACTCTTGCTTCGATTTTATGGGGTACCTTTCAAGTGTACCAAAAAGTTCTTTGTTAGTAAGGAATCAAATGCTGGAGAATTCATTTCTAATAGATACTCGAATGAAAAAATTCGATACCGTAGTCCCCGCTACTCTCCTCATAGGATACTTATCAAAAGCTCAATTTTGTACTGGATCGGGGCATCCTATTAGTAAACCCATTTGGACAGATTTATCAGATTGGGATATTCTTGATCGATTTGGTTGGATATGTAGAAATCTTTTTCATTATCATAGTGGATCTTCGAAAAAACGGACTTTGTATCGACTAAAGTATATACTTCGACTTTCATGCGCTAGAACTTTAGCTCGTAAACATAAAAGCACGGTACGAACTTTTATGCAACGATTGGGTTCGGCATTTTTAGAAGAATTTTTTATGGAAGAAGAGCAAGTTTTTTCTTTGATGTTCACCAAAACAACTCTTTTTTCTTTCTGTGGATCACACACTGAGCGTATTTGGTATTTGGATATTATATGTATCAATGACCTGGTCAACCCTCTTAATTAA